One Pieris brassicae chromosome 11, ilPieBrab1.1, whole genome shotgun sequence DNA window includes the following coding sequences:
- the LOC123716509 gene encoding uncharacterized protein LOC123716509 — METAYYLTLFSAAALAWGLCSCSLPPPSAARPTHVKRWRMAGLVQYNDQFIVSDNGSLFSAKSKKKFKLCVCYQRTTLAHNKQFKKRTTDLHHFSFSSWNYKENILDFRTLPDNELIQSERDSICMELESDFGCDALRSHQKSHLKSGRFGVRCSLAADTGCIRAHKRKRARRSSGKQIIQ; from the exons ATGGAAACTGCTTACTACCTCACCCTCTTCT CGGCCGCGGCGCTGGCGTGGGGGCTCTGTTCATGCTCGCTGCCACCCCCTTCCGCCGCCCGCCCTACCCACGTAAAACG ATGGCGGATGGCCGGACTCGTGCAATACAATGATCAATTCATTG TTTCGGACAATGGTAGTCTCTTCAGTGCGAAGtctaaaaagaaatttaagcTGTGTGTGTGTTATCAAAGGACTACATTGGCACACAACAAACAATTCAA AAAACGTACCACTGACTTACACCACTTTA GTTTCAGTAGTTGGAACtataaggaaaatatattagattttaGAACTTTACCGGACAATGAGCTTATTCAATCGGAGAGAGA CTCCATATGCATGGAATTGGAGTCAGACTTCGGGTGTGATGCATTAAGGAGTCATCAGAAATCGCATCTGAAATCTGGCAGATTTG GTGTGCGGTGCTCGTTAGCGGCAGACACGGGGTGTATTCGCGCTCACAAACGGAAACGGGCGAGACGCTCTTCaggtaaacaaattatacaatag